A stretch of DNA from Halobacillus litoralis:
TCTCGGCTGGTTATTGGCGGTATGTACTGGAAATATGTACCTCCTAAAATCGCTGGGAGAAGACATTTACAATAAGTATTTATCCAATGAAGACACCGTTCTATCAGGAAGCGGTTTTCCAACAGGATCTGCGAAACCTGTTCCAGGGGGCTATCAGGTTAATGGAGAATGGAAGTTTTGTAGCGGGTCTTCCATCGCTTCGTTTTTTATGATGAATGCAAAGGTTGACCATGGAGAAGAGGAATCATCGACAGAAGTTCGTAGTTTTATATTTAGAAAGGATCAAGTAAAGGTCATGGATGATTGGAATGCCTTTGGATTGAAAGCGACCAATAGCCACACCATTATCGTTGAAGACCGATTTGTCAAAGATGAGTGGACGATGGCGTTTCATTTGTCTGGTTCCAATTATGAAGACCCGCTATTGCGTTATCCATTTTTTCAATTCGCCAAATCTCAATTTGCATCGATCAGTTTAGGCATCGCTGGAAAATTCATTGTAGAATCGAAAATCTTAGCAAATCAGTTTAAAGGTGAATGGAGAAAAAGTGGACGGTATGATTTTGTCCAGAATAAAATTCAGGCGGCGGAAATGAGACTGACCGATATGAAAAACTCGTTTGATCGAGTCATTTCCCGAACCTGGAATCTGCATATTCAAGGAGATGAGCTTCCTGAAGAGCATTTGCACGAAGTCAATCACGTGTGTGAAAATGCAGCAAAAGAAGCCTTGAAATCAGCGCAGTCGATCTATAATTATTTAGGCATCACAGCTGTTTTAGAAGATACGATCATTAATAAAACCTACAGGGACTTGCATACGGCTTGCCAACACGGGTTAATCGTATCATTTAGAGATTAAAAATAAATGAGAGCAGCTGCCCATACCCTGATCAATCCATACACATAGGCTAAGAGGAATGAAGGGAAGGGG
This window harbors:
- a CDS encoding acyl-CoA dehydrogenase, whose amino-acid sequence is MEKRGNLAPEIMEELYRQRFFQLLVPKQLGGRISTLPETLKVYEHASFIDGNLGWLLAVCTGNMYLLKSLGEDIYNKYLSNEDTVLSGSGFPTGSAKPVPGGYQVNGEWKFCSGSSIASFFMMNAKVDHGEEESSTEVRSFIFRKDQVKVMDDWNAFGLKATNSHTIIVEDRFVKDEWTMAFHLSGSNYEDPLLRYPFFQFAKSQFASISLGIAGKFIVESKILANQFKGEWRKSGRYDFVQNKIQAAEMRLTDMKNSFDRVISRTWNLHIQGDELPEEHLHEVNHVCENAAKEALKSAQSIYNYLGITAVLEDTIINKTYRDLHTACQHGLIVSFRD